One genomic segment of Theobroma cacao cultivar B97-61/B2 chromosome 6, Criollo_cocoa_genome_V2, whole genome shotgun sequence includes these proteins:
- the LOC18596743 gene encoding E3 ubiquitin-protein ligase ATL41 produces MGREDDDEGRKFAVSRKIMLAAIASLLGVVMLIILLHIYARYLLRRQERRRRAALIYSQRTQVTPIDEISANNEPPKSSGLDPLVIASLPTFTYKLTATSQIDDHDEPTECSVCLGTITDESTVRLLPNCKHMFHVECIDTWLGSHTTCPICRTVAEPTVQPEDMESGTRVQPTAPPVEENAFHGAAQVEKEGEPSSSSSSGSRFGSFRRMLGRDRSSSRITHSCGDEVGTQDLERQ; encoded by the coding sequence ATGGGTCGGGAAGACGATGACGAGGGTAGAAAATTTGCTGTCAGCCGCAAGATCATGCTCGCTGCAATCGCCTCTTTACTTGGAGTTGTCATGCTCATAATCTTGCTCCATATATATGCAAGGTATCTTTTGAGACGCCAAGAAAGGAGACGCCGTGCAGCCCTTATTTATTCCCAGAGAACTCAAGTTACACCGATTGATGAAATTAGTGCTAACAACGAGCCACCCAAGTCATCAGGGCTCGACCCTTTGGTCATAGCCTCGTTGCCGACGTTCACTTACAAGCTAACAGCCACTAGCCAGATCGATGATCATGATGAGCCCACAGAGTGCTCGGTTTGCTTGGGAACCATCACGGACGAGTCGACAGTCAGGCTTTTACCAAATTGTAAGCACATGTTTCATGTGGAGTGTATAGATACGTGGCTTGGCTCACACACAACTTGCCCCATATGTCGCACCGTGGCTGAGCCAACGGTCCAGCCGGAGGACATGGAGTCGGGCACCAGGGTGCAACCCACGGCACCCCCTGTAGAGGAAAACGCGTTCCATGGTGCGGCCCAAGTGGAAAAGGAAGGTGAACCATCATCGTCATCATCATCAGGGTCACGATTTGGTTCCTTTAGAAGGATGCTTGGTAGGGATCGATCGTCAAGTAGGATTACTCATAGTTGTGGAGATGAAGTTGGCACTCAAGATTTAGAGAGGCAATGA